In one window of Qipengyuania profundimaris DNA:
- the radA gene encoding DNA repair protein RadA: MAKPKKRYVCQACGSVSHRWQGQCGDCAEWNTLTEDAPATVFSLKHDLSSGGRAVEFVDLDKPGALPTRQPTGLAEFDRALGGGLVPGSAILMGGDPGIGKSTLLLQAAGKIAREGRGVVYVSGEEATGQVRMRAARLGLSDAPVKLAAATGVRDILTTLGQMEAPSFLVIDSIQTMHSDTIEGAPGTVSQVRGCAFELIRYAKENDVALVLVGHVTKDGNIAGPRVLEHMVDVVMSFEGERSHQYRILRALKNRFGAVDEIGVFSMAGEGLEEVANPSMLFLSGRDEPMAGSAVFPAIEGTRPVLLEIQALIVRLQSGATPRRAVVGWDSGRLAMLLAVLESRCGLNFSSAEVYLNVAGGYRLSDPAADLAVAAALVSALADKPLPDRSVWLGEVSLAGEIRAVAHGGLRLREAAKLGFERGFGPVDTKGKDVTLDYKGLGQLANLVDRVMGSA, encoded by the coding sequence ATGGCCAAGCCCAAGAAACGCTATGTCTGCCAAGCCTGTGGCAGTGTCTCTCACCGCTGGCAGGGCCAATGTGGCGATTGCGCCGAGTGGAACACGCTGACCGAGGATGCGCCGGCGACGGTCTTCTCGCTGAAGCACGACCTATCCAGCGGCGGCCGGGCGGTAGAATTTGTCGATCTCGACAAGCCGGGTGCGCTGCCGACACGCCAACCCACCGGCCTGGCCGAGTTCGACCGCGCACTTGGCGGCGGACTGGTGCCCGGATCGGCGATCCTGATGGGCGGCGATCCCGGCATCGGCAAATCGACCCTTCTGCTGCAGGCCGCCGGTAAGATCGCGCGCGAGGGAAGGGGTGTCGTCTATGTCAGCGGCGAAGAGGCGACCGGGCAAGTCCGCATGCGCGCGGCGCGCCTCGGACTGTCCGATGCGCCGGTCAAGCTCGCTGCGGCGACCGGCGTGCGCGATATCCTGACCACGCTGGGTCAGATGGAAGCGCCGAGCTTCCTCGTGATAGATTCCATCCAGACGATGCATTCGGACACGATCGAGGGCGCGCCGGGTACGGTCAGCCAGGTGCGTGGCTGCGCGTTCGAGCTGATACGCTACGCCAAGGAAAACGACGTCGCGCTGGTGCTGGTGGGCCACGTCACCAAGGACGGCAATATCGCCGGGCCGCGCGTGCTGGAACACATGGTCGATGTGGTGATGAGCTTCGAGGGCGAGCGCAGCCACCAGTACCGCATCCTGCGCGCCCTCAAGAACCGCTTTGGCGCGGTGGACGAGATCGGCGTGTTCTCGATGGCGGGCGAGGGGCTGGAGGAGGTTGCCAATCCCTCGATGCTATTCCTTTCGGGGCGGGACGAGCCGATGGCGGGCAGCGCGGTGTTCCCGGCCATCGAAGGGACGCGACCGGTGCTGCTGGAGATCCAGGCGCTGATCGTGCGGTTGCAATCGGGCGCAACGCCGCGCCGCGCGGTCGTCGGTTGGGACAGCGGACGCCTCGCCATGCTGCTGGCGGTGCTCGAATCGCGCTGCGGCCTCAATTTCAGTTCGGCGGAAGTCTATCTCAACGTGGCGGGCGGCTATCGCTTGTCCGATCCGGCGGCCGACCTTGCGGTAGCCGCGGCATTGGTGAGCGCCCTTGCCGACAAGCCTTTGCCGGATCGTAGCGTCTGGCTCGGCGAAGTTTCCCTTGCCGGGGAAATTCGTGCCGTCGCGCATGGTGGTTTGCGCCTGCGTGAGGCGGCGAAACTCGGTTTCGAGCGCGGGTTCGGACCGGTCGATACCAAAGGCAAGGATGTCACACTCGATTACAAGGGTTTGGGACAACTCGCCAACCTCGTTGACCGGGTGATGGGCAGCGCATAA
- a CDS encoding CvpA family protein: MTGFDLIVLFIVGVAAVGGFMRGFVQEFFSLAAWVLAVFAIKYLHTPLTLAMQDYLGSGITTTLLAFTILLLIPYAAMKVIANNASSASSGTVLGPIDRVLGFGFGAIKGIIIAVVAFSLLVLGYDDIWGYKGRPAWITTARSYELVDAGSRSLSDVLAERRARLRGEEAADAE, from the coding sequence ATGACGGGTTTCGATCTCATCGTCCTATTCATCGTCGGCGTTGCGGCGGTCGGAGGTTTCATGCGCGGCTTCGTGCAGGAGTTCTTCTCGCTGGCCGCTTGGGTGCTTGCGGTGTTCGCGATCAAGTACCTGCATACGCCGCTGACGCTCGCAATGCAGGATTATCTGGGCTCCGGGATCACCACGACGCTGCTCGCCTTCACCATCCTGCTGCTGATCCCCTATGCGGCTATGAAGGTCATTGCCAATAACGCCAGTTCCGCTTCGAGCGGAACAGTCCTCGGACCGATCGATCGCGTGCTGGGCTTCGGTTTTGGAGCGATCAAGGGCATCATAATCGCCGTGGTCGCTTTCTCCCTGCTGGTGCTCGGCTACGACGACATCTGGGGCTACAAGGGTCGCCCGGCATGGATCACGACCGCTCGCAGCTACGAGCTCGTCGATGCCGGCTCGCGATCGTTGTCCGACGTTCTGGCAGAGAGGCGCGCTCGCCTTCGCGGGGAAGAGGCCGCCGACGCCGAATGA
- a CDS encoding iron-sulfur cluster assembly scaffold protein, whose protein sequence is MTAASRTTLYSPQMLALAVELADISLDPHAPHSGEVRSRTCGSTLAIGCTIDGAGAISSIGMKVRACAVGQAAAAIFAGDAVGRNFADLEAAERSIAAWLSSGGELPDWPRLGMLEPALPHQGRHEAILLPWRAALDALSKETASR, encoded by the coding sequence ATGACAGCGGCATCGCGAACCACGCTCTATTCCCCGCAAATGCTCGCCCTTGCGGTCGAATTGGCGGATATTTCTCTCGATCCTCATGCACCGCATTCGGGCGAAGTGCGTTCGCGCACATGCGGCAGCACGCTGGCCATCGGTTGCACGATCGATGGTGCTGGCGCGATATCCAGTATCGGCATGAAGGTGAGAGCCTGCGCGGTCGGCCAGGCAGCCGCGGCGATCTTTGCGGGCGACGCAGTCGGCAGGAACTTCGCAGACCTAGAGGCGGCGGAGCGGAGCATCGCTGCGTGGTTGTCGTCTGGGGGCGAGCTGCCGGACTGGCCGCGCCTAGGCATGCTCGAACCGGCGCTGCCGCATCAAGGCCGTCACGAAGCGATCCTCTTGCCGTGGAGAGCTGCGCTGGACGCGCTTTCCAAGGAAACAGCCTCCCGCTAA
- a CDS encoding MFS transporter, giving the protein MSGGTTALQREPTDKEIRLVIAASSAGTIFEWYDFFIYGTLAALIGAAFFPSDNETLEILLVWAGFAVGFGFRPLGAVLFGFLGDRLGRKYTFLVTVTLMGVATAGVGLIPSAASIGIVAPIIVIGLRILQGLALGGEYGGAAIYVAEHAPPEKRGFYTSFIQASVVGGFVLSIIVVIACRAFIPADDFAAWGWRIPFLLSIVLLGISLWMRLKLSESPVFQAMKEAGETSANPFKESLTYPGNGKRIFVALFGITGVLTTIWYTAFFSGLSFLRGPMRVEENVVEWMLLIAGSISMAFYLVVGKWSDRVGRKKPIIIGAALSLVLLFPVFWGIGALANPGLNASANAAPVVVTGEACDYDPFAEVQASSCGRVLQDLTALGVPYDIGAGSAQSVAIGTQPYEYAEVGDSDRRATIQGWLEEQGYNFERQTPPLTSIIGIIALLLVLGMLSALTYGSVAALLCEMFPAKIRYSSMSIPYHIGAGYLGGFLPLIAGYIVAMTGNAYSGLWYTIAVVAFGLLVAWWGIPDGPPKDFEDAHG; this is encoded by the coding sequence ATGTCCGGGGGCACAACCGCCTTGCAAAGGGAACCGACCGACAAGGAAATCCGTCTCGTGATCGCAGCGAGTTCGGCGGGGACCATCTTCGAGTGGTACGACTTTTTCATCTACGGTACTCTCGCTGCGCTGATCGGCGCGGCCTTCTTTCCCAGCGATAACGAGACCCTCGAAATCCTCCTCGTGTGGGCTGGCTTTGCCGTCGGCTTCGGTTTTCGGCCGCTTGGTGCCGTCCTGTTCGGCTTCCTCGGCGACCGGCTGGGACGCAAATACACATTCCTCGTGACCGTCACGCTGATGGGCGTGGCGACTGCCGGCGTGGGTCTGATCCCCAGCGCGGCAAGCATCGGGATCGTAGCGCCGATCATCGTGATTGGCCTGCGCATTCTGCAAGGCCTTGCGCTGGGCGGCGAGTATGGCGGCGCGGCGATCTACGTCGCCGAACATGCCCCGCCGGAAAAGCGCGGCTTCTACACGAGTTTCATCCAGGCCAGCGTGGTCGGCGGCTTCGTGCTTTCGATCATCGTGGTCATCGCGTGCCGCGCGTTCATCCCGGCAGACGATTTCGCGGCCTGGGGCTGGCGCATTCCGTTCCTGCTCTCGATCGTCCTCCTCGGCATTTCGCTCTGGATGCGATTGAAGCTGTCCGAAAGCCCGGTGTTCCAGGCGATGAAAGAAGCCGGCGAGACCTCCGCCAATCCGTTCAAGGAAAGCCTGACTTATCCCGGCAACGGCAAGCGCATTTTCGTGGCTCTGTTCGGCATTACCGGCGTCCTGACAACGATCTGGTACACAGCCTTTTTCTCCGGCCTGTCGTTCCTGCGCGGCCCGATGCGGGTCGAAGAGAATGTCGTCGAATGGATGCTGCTGATCGCCGGTTCGATATCGATGGCGTTCTACCTCGTGGTCGGCAAATGGTCCGACAGGGTGGGGCGCAAGAAACCGATCATCATCGGGGCAGCCCTTTCGTTGGTCCTGCTGTTCCCGGTGTTCTGGGGCATCGGCGCGCTCGCCAATCCGGGGTTGAATGCCAGCGCGAATGCCGCGCCGGTGGTGGTGACGGGCGAAGCATGCGACTACGATCCCTTCGCCGAAGTGCAGGCGAGCAGTTGCGGCCGGGTTTTGCAGGATCTCACGGCGCTAGGGGTGCCCTACGACATCGGCGCGGGCTCTGCCCAATCGGTCGCGATCGGGACGCAGCCCTATGAGTACGCCGAGGTCGGCGACAGCGATCGCCGGGCGACGATCCAAGGCTGGCTGGAAGAGCAGGGCTACAATTTCGAGCGGCAGACCCCGCCATTGACGAGCATCATCGGAATCATCGCACTTCTGCTGGTTCTCGGCATGCTGTCGGCCCTGACCTACGGCTCGGTCGCGGCGCTGCTGTGCGAGATGTTTCCGGCCAAGATCCGCTATAGTTCGATGTCCATCCCCTACCACATCGGCGCAGGCTATCTCGGCGGATTCCTGCCGCTGATCGCGGGCTATATCGTGGCCATGACGGGTAACGCCTATTCCGGCCTTTGGTATACGATTGCGGTCGTTGCCTTCGGCCTGCTGGTCGCATGGTGGGGCATTCCCGACGGCCCGCCGAAGGACTTCGAAGACGCGCATGGCTGA
- the alr gene encoding alanine racemase, producing the protein MADRPPPTLRLHIDKDALAQNWRALDRLSGPARAGAAVKADCYGLGANTCVPVLRNAGCRDFFVAHWSEVPAVLEHVPAEQLSVLHGVGCAAEAEYARATGVRPVIDSLRQAQIWTEGGGGPCHLMVDTGINRLGISLGEASDPAIQALSVEVLMSHLACADEDSDKNTAQLGAFREVMNKVAHRETSLANSAGVALGSKFSFDLTRPGLALYGGVPRPELADTIRQVAFPQARIIQTRQIEAGESVGYNATFTASSAMRVGVVSLGYADGILRNWGGAHFEEGGKHLPILGKVSMDMIVLDLTDAPEIGEGDWVSLPYHLPDAARQTSLSQYELLTVLGHRFG; encoded by the coding sequence ATGGCTGACCGGCCTCCGCCCACCCTGCGGCTGCATATCGACAAGGATGCCCTCGCGCAGAACTGGCGCGCGCTCGACCGTCTTTCAGGTCCGGCGCGGGCAGGTGCGGCGGTGAAAGCGGATTGCTACGGTCTTGGCGCGAATACCTGCGTACCGGTCCTGCGCAACGCCGGATGCCGGGATTTCTTCGTGGCGCATTGGTCCGAGGTCCCCGCGGTTCTGGAACATGTACCTGCCGAGCAACTTTCGGTGCTGCACGGTGTCGGGTGCGCCGCAGAGGCGGAGTACGCGAGAGCCACCGGCGTGCGGCCGGTCATCGACAGCCTCCGCCAAGCGCAGATCTGGACCGAGGGCGGCGGCGGCCCGTGCCATCTGATGGTGGATACGGGCATCAATCGCCTCGGCATCTCGCTCGGCGAGGCAAGCGACCCTGCCATCCAGGCCTTGTCGGTCGAAGTCCTGATGAGCCATCTCGCCTGTGCCGATGAGGACAGCGACAAGAACACGGCCCAACTCGGCGCATTTCGCGAAGTCATGAACAAAGTTGCGCATCGTGAGACCAGCCTGGCCAACAGCGCAGGCGTGGCGCTCGGGAGCAAGTTCTCGTTCGATCTTACCCGGCCCGGCCTTGCGCTCTACGGAGGCGTACCTCGGCCGGAACTCGCCGATACCATCCGGCAGGTCGCCTTTCCGCAAGCGAGGATCATCCAGACCCGGCAGATCGAAGCGGGTGAAAGCGTCGGCTACAATGCGACCTTCACGGCTTCTTCGGCGATGCGTGTCGGAGTCGTGTCGTTAGGCTATGCCGACGGGATTCTGCGCAACTGGGGCGGGGCGCATTTCGAAGAGGGCGGCAAGCACCTTCCCATCCTCGGCAAGGTCTCGATGGATATGATCGTGCTGGACCTCACCGACGCTCCCGAGATCGGTGAGGGGGACTGGGTCTCGCTACCCTATCACCTGCCCGATGCTGCGCGGCAAACCTCTCTTTCCCAATATGAATTGCTGACCGTTCTGGGACACCGCTTCGGTTGA
- the phaR gene encoding polyhydroxyalkanoate synthesis repressor PhaR produces MAKRTAEGEPIIIKKYANRRLYNTDTSSYITLDDLAKMVRENVDFQVLDAKSGDDITHTILTQIIVEEESHGTQMLPVSFLRDLISMYGNSMQSMMPSYLEASMANFRKNREQLQAAFAKGIEANPLAKMAEANFKMMQNAAEAFIPGTRKTGAKEVKPEQTDELAQMREQMAAMQKKLDELSK; encoded by the coding sequence ATGGCCAAACGTACCGCCGAGGGCGAGCCGATCATCATCAAGAAATACGCCAACCGGCGGCTCTACAACACCGACACCAGCAGCTACATCACGCTCGACGACCTGGCGAAGATGGTCCGCGAGAATGTCGATTTCCAGGTGCTCGACGCGAAGAGCGGGGACGACATCACCCACACCATCCTGACGCAGATTATCGTCGAGGAAGAAAGTCACGGCACGCAGATGCTGCCGGTCAGCTTCCTGCGCGACCTCATCAGCATGTACGGCAATTCCATGCAGTCGATGATGCCGAGCTATCTCGAAGCGAGCATGGCAAACTTCCGGAAGAACCGCGAACAGTTGCAGGCAGCCTTCGCCAAGGGCATCGAGGCCAACCCGCTCGCCAAGATGGCGGAAGCCAACTTCAAGATGATGCAGAACGCCGCAGAAGCCTTCATCCCAGGCACCCGCAAGACAGGCGCGAAGGAGGTTAAACCGGAGCAGACCGACGAACTCGCCCAGATGCGCGAGCAGATGGCGGCCATGCAGAAGAAGCTGGACGAACTGTCCAAATAG
- the proS gene encoding proline--tRNA ligase, which produces MAQIRHALNTKRADDFAAWYQEVISAAEMAEESGVRGCMVIRPWGYGIWERMQRLLDDRIKATGHDNAYFPIFIPLSNFEREAEHVEGFAKEMAVVTHHRLIAGKDGGLIPDPEAKLEEPLVVRPTSETIIGDAMARWVQSWRDLPLKLNQWANVVRWEMRTRMFLRTSEFLWQEGHTAHADEAEAKEHTLRMLEVYRAFADEDLALAVVAGEKPENERFPGAVETWSIEAMMQDGKALQAGTSHYLGTNFSQASGIKFQNREGSESLCHTTSWGVSTRMVGGVIMTHGDDDGLCLPPKIAPQQVVILPMLRDKPEDEALIDYCEALRATLASQHVLGEPLRVLLDTRPGKAAAKRWDYVRKGAPVIIEVGGRDMDNGVVSLLRRDRLWDADSGKPAFQTPTREVAGQTVPDILADMQASLLTAAGERRDENLTRGVADFAQVEQHFAASKYPGWVEVQWSKPTGEALEKVVERLKEHKLTIRNVPMDAAPVDGSCIFTGEPAVERVLLAKAY; this is translated from the coding sequence GTGGCCCAGATCCGCCATGCCCTGAACACCAAGCGCGCCGACGATTTCGCAGCCTGGTATCAGGAAGTCATTTCCGCCGCCGAAATGGCCGAGGAATCCGGCGTTCGCGGATGCATGGTCATCCGCCCTTGGGGCTACGGCATCTGGGAGCGCATGCAGCGCCTGCTCGACGACCGGATCAAGGCGACCGGGCACGACAACGCCTATTTCCCGATCTTCATCCCGCTCTCGAATTTCGAACGCGAAGCGGAGCATGTCGAAGGCTTCGCCAAGGAGATGGCTGTCGTCACGCACCATCGCCTGATCGCAGGCAAGGACGGAGGACTGATTCCCGATCCCGAAGCCAAGCTGGAAGAGCCGCTGGTCGTGCGTCCGACGTCCGAAACCATCATCGGCGATGCCATGGCGCGCTGGGTGCAGAGCTGGCGTGACCTTCCGCTCAAGCTCAACCAGTGGGCCAATGTCGTGCGCTGGGAAATGCGCACCCGCATGTTCCTGCGCACCAGCGAATTCCTATGGCAGGAAGGCCACACGGCCCATGCCGACGAAGCCGAGGCGAAGGAACACACGCTGCGGATGCTCGAGGTCTATCGCGCCTTCGCCGACGAGGATCTGGCGCTGGCGGTGGTCGCGGGCGAAAAGCCCGAGAACGAGCGTTTCCCCGGTGCGGTCGAGACCTGGTCGATCGAGGCGATGATGCAGGACGGCAAGGCCCTGCAGGCCGGCACCAGCCACTATCTCGGGACCAATTTCTCGCAGGCCTCCGGCATCAAGTTCCAGAACAGGGAAGGCAGCGAGAGCCTTTGCCACACAACCAGCTGGGGCGTTTCGACCCGCATGGTCGGCGGCGTCATCATGACGCATGGCGATGACGACGGCCTTTGCTTGCCGCCGAAAATCGCACCGCAGCAGGTCGTCATCCTGCCGATGCTGCGCGACAAGCCTGAGGACGAAGCGCTAATCGACTATTGCGAGGCCCTGCGCGCAACGCTCGCCAGCCAGCATGTGCTGGGCGAGCCGCTGCGTGTCCTCCTCGACACCCGGCCCGGCAAGGCCGCGGCCAAGCGTTGGGACTACGTTCGCAAGGGCGCGCCGGTCATCATCGAGGTCGGCGGACGCGACATGGACAATGGCGTCGTGAGCCTGCTGCGCCGCGACCGCCTGTGGGACGCGGATAGCGGCAAGCCTGCTTTCCAGACGCCTACTCGCGAGGTCGCGGGCCAGACCGTTCCCGACATTCTCGCCGACATGCAGGCATCGCTGCTGACGGCGGCCGGCGAGCGGCGCGACGAGAACCTTACGCGCGGCGTGGCCGATTTCGCCCAGGTCGAGCAGCATTTCGCAGCGTCGAAATATCCCGGCTGGGTCGAGGTCCAGTGGTCCAAACCGACCGGAGAAGCGCTGGAAAAGGTGGTCGAGCGGCTCAAGGAGCATAAGCTGACGATCCGCAATGTGCCGATGGACGCCGCGCCGGTCGATGGCTCGTGCATCTTCACTGGCGAACCGGCTGTCGAGCGCGTCCTGCTGGCGAAGGCTTACTAG
- a CDS encoding M28 family peptidase — MKKLALFAALSATTPLAAQEADPALEVSEERLRADMDTIVSFGTRHTLSSQTDPERGIGAAVDWALDEFRRIGANCGNCLDVQSVERIVEADGRRIPEPTLVRNAVAIQRGTERPDEIIIVQGHYDSRVTDPLNASDDAPGANDDGSGSVMILEAARILSQREYPSTIVYALLTGEEQGLYGAQILADWVEAEGLTVKAVLNNDMIGNSCGSDGVCDAQHVRVFSEGLRADSTAQLRALQRRFGGENDSPGRNLSRWLAELAEKHPDGMQVRQIWRTDRMGRGGDQIPFLDKGYPAVRITVAVEDYEHQHQDLRTEDGVTYGDTVEELDFDYLTRASQLNVRALHALANAPMPPEPAADAAVRVDTEIKWLPVPGAGTYAVAKRRTDESYWRDDAATVPHTGPATAQDNAEISYTAPLRGDDWLFGVRACASGSYCSPYASAVPGGAFEPVEQPEDETE, encoded by the coding sequence ATGAAAAAACTCGCCCTGTTCGCCGCCCTCTCCGCCACCACACCGCTCGCAGCGCAGGAGGCCGACCCGGCGCTGGAGGTATCCGAAGAACGCCTGCGCGCCGACATGGACACCATCGTCAGCTTCGGAACGCGGCATACCTTGTCCAGCCAGACCGATCCGGAACGCGGGATCGGAGCCGCGGTCGATTGGGCGCTCGACGAATTCCGCAGGATCGGGGCGAACTGCGGCAATTGCCTCGACGTGCAATCGGTCGAGCGTATCGTGGAAGCCGACGGACGGCGTATTCCCGAGCCGACGCTTGTCCGCAACGCGGTCGCCATCCAGCGCGGGACTGAGCGGCCGGACGAGATCATCATCGTGCAAGGCCATTACGACAGCCGCGTCACCGATCCGCTCAATGCTTCCGACGATGCACCCGGTGCTAACGACGATGGTTCGGGCAGCGTGATGATCCTCGAAGCTGCGCGCATCCTTTCGCAGCGCGAATATCCCTCGACGATCGTCTATGCACTTCTCACCGGGGAGGAACAGGGGCTGTACGGGGCGCAGATCCTAGCCGACTGGGTCGAGGCAGAGGGCCTGACCGTCAAGGCAGTGCTCAACAACGACATGATCGGCAATAGCTGCGGCTCCGATGGCGTGTGCGATGCGCAACACGTTCGCGTGTTCTCGGAAGGCCTGCGCGCGGATTCGACCGCACAACTGCGCGCACTCCAGCGTCGCTTCGGCGGCGAGAACGACAGCCCGGGCCGCAACCTGTCCCGCTGGCTGGCGGAACTGGCAGAAAAGCATCCCGACGGCATGCAGGTGCGGCAGATCTGGCGCACCGACCGGATGGGACGCGGCGGCGACCAGATACCCTTCCTCGACAAGGGCTACCCCGCCGTACGCATCACCGTGGCGGTCGAGGACTACGAGCACCAGCATCAGGACCTGCGCACGGAGGACGGCGTGACATATGGTGATACGGTCGAAGAGCTGGATTTCGATTACCTGACACGCGCATCGCAACTGAATGTGCGGGCGCTGCATGCGCTGGCCAATGCGCCGATGCCGCCGGAACCGGCGGCAGATGCTGCCGTGCGGGTGGATACAGAAATCAAATGGCTGCCGGTGCCAGGTGCAGGTACCTATGCAGTCGCGAAACGCCGGACCGATGAATCTTATTGGCGCGACGATGCGGCCACCGTTCCTCACACCGGGCCGGCGACCGCGCAGGACAATGCCGAAATAAGCTATACCGCCCCATTGCGCGGCGACGACTGGTTGTTCGGTGTCCGGGCCTGCGCATCCGGCAGTTATTGCTCGCCATATGCCAGCGCGGTTCCGGGCGGCGCTTTCGAACCTGTGGAGCAGCCAGAGGATGAAACCGAGTAA
- the rnr gene encoding ribonuclease R yields the protein MARMTKQNKHRKPKGLPSNEQILEFIQTSETPAGKREIAKAFGLKGQEKIALKKRLKDMAEEGLIDGKRTAYHRMGGVPKVTVLKIVAIEDGEPVAEPENWAPDSKEKPPRLMVKESKKMAALKRGDRILARNEETERGWRATPIKKLPARTEGLMGVVEKDGSGNYWLAPVDKKVRDSSPIGDVGEAEVGELVLAERMGKSPRSKVKVVEVVGDPLAPKAFSLIAIAKHGIPHIFPREVIEEAERAVDLPLSEDHREDLRDVPIVAIDPADARDHDDAIWAEPDGKGGYRAIIAIADVSYYVRPGSQLDREARKRGNSVYFPDRVVPMLPEVLSADVCSLKQDVDRAAMACHIRISPEGKVTDWRFTRAIVRLAKNIAYEDAQAAIDAGDAPDYLQNLWGAWELLYKAREARDPLDLDLPERQVKLNDEGVIEEIAVRERLDAHRVVEDFMIAANVAAAKALEAKNAPVVYRVHETPSREKLLAFKEYLASQGRKFAMGQVITPGLFNRMMKDISDPAEKALIMEAVLRSQTQAYYGPANAGHFGLALGSYAHFTSPIRRYADLLVHRALVDAYKLEQPKPKLDLPEGSGLSDRDKTALSQITDAISQTERRAMEAERDTIDRYVAAWLSGRVGETFDTRITGVQGFGFFATIDKLGGDGLVPVSTLGREYFTYDEKAQKLVGEKSGTEYAVGDRLKLKLAEANALTGALKFEVPHSDGQGVESRGNRAEPKKRSHQRKGAPKNGSKKGKGTPRQKHDQGKRGRPGNIRHQGRKK from the coding sequence ATGGCGCGCATGACAAAACAGAACAAACATCGGAAGCCGAAAGGCCTGCCGAGCAACGAACAGATACTCGAATTCATCCAGACCTCCGAAACGCCTGCCGGCAAGCGGGAGATCGCCAAGGCATTCGGCCTCAAGGGACAGGAAAAGATCGCGCTGAAAAAGCGCCTCAAGGACATGGCGGAGGAAGGCCTGATCGACGGCAAGCGCACCGCCTATCACCGCATGGGTGGCGTGCCTAAGGTTACCGTGCTCAAGATCGTCGCCATCGAGGATGGTGAACCGGTCGCGGAGCCCGAAAACTGGGCGCCCGACAGCAAGGAAAAGCCGCCGCGCCTGATGGTCAAGGAAAGCAAGAAGATGGCTGCGCTCAAGCGCGGCGATCGCATTCTTGCGCGCAACGAGGAAACCGAACGCGGCTGGCGCGCGACGCCGATCAAGAAGCTGCCCGCCCGCACCGAAGGCCTGATGGGCGTGGTGGAGAAGGACGGCAGCGGCAATTACTGGCTCGCGCCTGTCGACAAGAAGGTGCGCGATTCCTCGCCCATCGGCGATGTCGGCGAAGCCGAGGTCGGCGAGCTCGTGCTGGCCGAGCGCATGGGCAAGTCCCCTCGCTCCAAGGTCAAGGTGGTCGAGGTCGTCGGCGATCCTCTGGCGCCCAAGGCCTTCAGTCTGATCGCCATCGCCAAGCATGGCATCCCGCATATCTTCCCGCGCGAAGTCATCGAAGAGGCTGAGCGCGCGGTCGATCTGCCACTCAGCGAGGATCACCGCGAGGACCTGCGCGATGTCCCCATCGTAGCCATCGACCCCGCGGACGCACGCGACCACGACGACGCCATCTGGGCCGAGCCCGACGGCAAGGGCGGCTACCGCGCTATCATCGCGATCGCCGACGTCAGCTATTACGTGCGCCCGGGCAGCCAGCTCGACCGCGAGGCGCGGAAGCGCGGCAATTCGGTCTATTTCCCCGACCGGGTCGTGCCCATGCTGCCGGAGGTGCTGAGCGCCGACGTCTGCAGCCTGAAGCAGGATGTCGATCGTGCGGCCATGGCCTGCCACATTCGCATTTCTCCCGAGGGCAAGGTCACCGATTGGCGCTTTACCCGTGCCATCGTGCGGCTGGCGAAGAACATCGCTTACGAGGATGCGCAGGCGGCCATCGATGCCGGCGATGCGCCGGACTACCTGCAGAACCTGTGGGGCGCATGGGAGCTGCTCTACAAGGCACGCGAGGCGCGCGACCCGCTCGACCTCGACTTGCCCGAGCGGCAGGTCAAGCTGAACGATGAGGGCGTAATCGAGGAGATCGCCGTGCGTGAACGGCTCGATGCGCACCGCGTGGTCGAGGACTTCATGATCGCCGCCAATGTCGCCGCGGCCAAGGCGCTGGAGGCGAAGAATGCGCCGGTCGTGTATCGCGTTCACGAGACGCCGAGCCGCGAGAAGCTGCTCGCGTTCAAGGAGTATCTCGCCAGCCAGGGCCGCAAGTTCGCCATGGGCCAGGTCATCACCCCGGGCCTGTTCAATCGCATGATGAAGGACATTTCCGATCCGGCGGAAAAGGCGCTGATCATGGAAGCGGTGCTGCGCAGCCAGACGCAGGCCTATTACGGTCCGGCCAATGCTGGGCACTTCGGCCTTGCGCTTGGCAGCTATGCGCATTTCACCTCGCCGATCCGCCGCTATGCCGACCTGCTGGTCCACCGTGCGCTGGTGGATGCCTACAAGCTCGAGCAGCCGAAGCCCAAGCTGGACCTGCCGGAAGGCTCGGGCCTGTCCGATCGCGACAAGACGGCGCTCAGCCAGATCACCGACGCCATCAGCCAGACCGAACGGCGCGCAATGGAAGCAGAGCGCGATACGATCGACCGCTATGTTGCCGCATGGCTCTCGGGCCGTGTCGGCGAGACCTTCGACACGCGGATTACCGGCGTCCAAGGCTTCGGCTTCTTCGCCACCATCGACAAGCTGGGCGGCGACGGGCTGGTCCCGGTCAGCACGCTGGGCCGCGAATATTTCACTTATGACGAGAAGGCTCAGAAGCTTGTCGGCGAGAAAAGCGGGACCGAGTATGCCGTCGGCGACCGGTTGAAGCTCAAGCTGGCCGAGGCCAATGCGCTGACCGGCGCGCTCAAGTTCGAAGTGCCCCACAGCGACGGGCAGGGTGTCGAAAGTCGCGGCAATCGCGCCGAGCCGAAGAAGCGCTCGCACCAGCGCAAGGGGGCTCCCAAGAACGGGTCCAAGAAAGGCAAGGGCACACCCCGCCAGAAGCACGATCAGGGCAAGCGGGGGCGGCCCGGCAACATCCGCCATCAGGGCCGCAAGAAGTAG